A single Stutzerimonas stutzeri DNA region contains:
- the tusB gene encoding sulfurtransferase complex subunit TusB, giving the protein MATLHVLSHSPFGDDRLVSCLRLLGDGDALLLSGDAVYAVQCATTHRESLESMPDGITLYALEEDVAARGLSDLPARLRQVDYPGFVELCCRYARTNTWL; this is encoded by the coding sequence ATGGCTACCTTGCATGTGCTTTCTCACTCCCCGTTCGGCGACGACCGTCTGGTCAGCTGTCTTCGTCTTCTTGGTGACGGCGATGCCTTGCTGCTGAGTGGCGACGCGGTCTACGCGGTGCAGTGCGCGACCACCCACCGCGAGTCGCTGGAGTCGATGCCAGACGGCATCACGCTCTACGCTCTGGAGGAAGACGTTGCCGCTCGTGGCCTTTCAGACCTGCCCGCACGCTTGCGGCAGGTCGATTACCCAGGCTTCGTCGAACTGTGCTGCCGCTATGCACGGACCAATACATGGCTATGA
- a CDS encoding Bax inhibitor-1/YccA family protein produces the protein MLKQQYASTHTQVEQQEVSRVLRNTYGLLAITLGFSALVAYMAMQANAAYPNIFVVLIGFYGLFFLTVKLRNSAWGLLSTFALTGFMGYTLGPILNMYLGTANGGELIASALSMTALVFFGLSAFVLITRKDMSFLSGFITAGFFVLLGAMVASFFFQISGLQLAISAGFVLFSSVCILYQTSAIIHGGERNYIMATIGLYVSLYNLFISLLQLMGIMGGDD, from the coding sequence ATGCTCAAGCAACAGTACGCATCTACGCACACGCAGGTTGAACAGCAGGAAGTCAGCCGCGTTCTACGCAATACATACGGCCTTCTGGCCATCACCCTGGGCTTCAGTGCCCTGGTCGCCTACATGGCGATGCAGGCGAATGCGGCCTACCCGAACATCTTCGTGGTGTTGATCGGCTTCTACGGACTGTTCTTCCTGACCGTCAAGCTGCGCAACTCGGCCTGGGGCTTGCTTTCCACGTTCGCCCTGACCGGGTTCATGGGCTATACGCTCGGGCCGATTCTCAATATGTACCTGGGCACCGCCAACGGCGGCGAGCTGATCGCCTCAGCGCTGTCGATGACCGCATTGGTGTTCTTCGGGCTATCGGCCTTCGTGCTGATCACCCGCAAGGACATGAGCTTCCTGAGCGGCTTCATCACGGCGGGTTTCTTCGTCCTGCTGGGCGCCATGGTCGCTAGCTTCTTCTTCCAGATCAGCGGACTGCAACTGGCAATCAGCGCCGGCTTCGTGCTGTTTTCCTCGGTCTGCATCCTGTATCAGACCAGCGCAATCATCCACGGCGGCGAACGTAACTACATCATGGCGACCATCGGCCTGTACGTTTCGCTGTATAACCTGTTCATCAGCCTGCTCCAGCTGATGGGCATCATGGGTGGCGACGACTGA
- the tusD gene encoding sulfurtransferase complex subunit TusD: MKFVIALFSPAHSPASRRALRFAEAVLAGGHEIVRLFLYQDGVHSASANLVAGQDEQDIAAQWTHFVGSHRLDGVVCIAAGLRRGVLDEQEARRYQRPAANIAPGWELSGLGQLHEACQQADRLVCFGGH, encoded by the coding sequence ATGAAATTCGTTATCGCCTTGTTCTCCCCCGCCCATTCGCCGGCCTCGCGGCGTGCGTTGCGCTTCGCCGAAGCCGTGCTGGCCGGTGGGCATGAAATAGTCCGGCTGTTTCTTTACCAGGACGGTGTTCACAGCGCCTCGGCCAATCTGGTCGCGGGGCAGGACGAGCAGGACATCGCAGCCCAGTGGACCCACTTCGTCGGCAGCCACCGGCTCGATGGGGTGGTCTGCATCGCCGCCGGCCTACGCCGCGGCGTATTGGATGAACAGGAAGCGAGGCGCTATCAGCGGCCTGCCGCCAATATCGCGCCCGGCTGGGAGCTGTCCGGTCTGGGGCAGTTACATGAAGCCTGCCAGCAGGCGGACCGTCTCGTCTGCTTCGGAGGCCACTGA
- the cysG gene encoding siroheme synthase CysG, which translates to MDFLPLFHNLRARAVLVIGGGEIALRKARLLSEAGAVLRVVAPEIEPQLAELVEQGGGQAVLRGYVRDDLAGCVLVIAATDDGRLNAQVSEDAKALGIPVNVVDSPDLCSVIFPAIVDRSPLIIAVSSGGDAPVLARLMRARIETWVPAVYGQLAGLAKKFRSQVKAKLPNVQQRRVFWEEVFQGHIAERAMTGQVNEAERLLAAKLSGATSKCLGEVYLVGAGPGDPDLLTFRALRLMQQADVVLYDRLVAPAILDLCRRDADRIYVGKQRAAHAVPQDQINQLLVTLALQGKRVLRLKGGDPFIFGRGGEEIEELAAHDIPFQVVPGITAASGCAAYAGIPLTHRDHAQSVRFVTGHLKDGSCDLPWSELVAPSQTLVFYMGLVGLPVICEQLIAHGRAADTPVALIQQGTTSHQRVFTGTLANLAARIAGEQVQAPTLIIVGEVVTLREKLAWFEGSGRAPE; encoded by the coding sequence ATGGATTTTCTGCCGCTGTTCCATAATCTCAGGGCGCGCGCTGTGCTGGTCATCGGTGGCGGCGAGATCGCCTTGCGCAAGGCGCGCCTGTTATCCGAGGCCGGGGCCGTGCTGCGTGTCGTGGCGCCCGAGATCGAGCCCCAACTGGCTGAACTGGTCGAGCAGGGCGGCGGGCAGGCGGTCCTGCGCGGCTATGTGCGCGACGATCTGGCGGGCTGCGTGCTGGTCATTGCCGCCACTGATGACGGTCGTCTGAATGCCCAGGTCTCAGAAGACGCCAAGGCGCTGGGCATTCCGGTCAACGTGGTGGATTCGCCCGACCTGTGCTCGGTCATCTTTCCAGCGATAGTCGATCGCTCGCCGCTGATCATTGCCGTGTCCAGCGGCGGCGACGCTCCGGTCCTGGCGCGCTTGATGCGGGCGCGTATCGAAACCTGGGTCCCGGCGGTGTACGGCCAGCTGGCCGGTCTGGCGAAGAAGTTCCGCAGCCAGGTCAAGGCGAAACTTCCGAACGTACAGCAGCGAAGGGTGTTCTGGGAGGAGGTGTTTCAGGGCCACATTGCCGAGCGTGCAATGACCGGACAGGTGAACGAAGCCGAGCGGCTGCTGGCGGCAAAGCTTTCTGGCGCAACGTCCAAGTGCCTTGGCGAGGTGTATCTGGTTGGTGCGGGACCCGGCGACCCGGATCTGCTGACCTTCCGCGCGCTGCGGTTGATGCAGCAAGCCGATGTCGTGCTTTACGACCGCTTGGTCGCGCCCGCCATCCTCGATCTGTGTCGCCGCGATGCCGACCGCATCTACGTCGGTAAACAGCGCGCCGCGCATGCTGTTCCGCAGGATCAGATCAATCAACTGCTGGTCACGCTTGCCCTGCAGGGCAAGCGGGTGTTGCGCCTGAAGGGTGGCGATCCCTTCATATTCGGGCGGGGTGGCGAGGAAATCGAAGAGCTGGCCGCGCATGACATTCCGTTCCAGGTCGTCCCGGGAATTACCGCCGCCAGCGGCTGCGCCGCCTACGCCGGTATACCCTTGACGCATCGCGACCATGCGCAATCGGTGCGTTTCGTTACCGGCCATTTGAAGGACGGCAGCTGCGACCTGCCTTGGTCGGAATTGGTCGCGCCCAGCCAGACCCTGGTGTTCTACATGGGGCTGGTGGGGCTACCGGTGATCTGCGAACAACTGATCGCCCACGGGCGTGCTGCCGATACGCCCGTCGCGCTGATCCAGCAGGGCACCACCAGCCATCAGCGGGTGTTTACCGGAACGCTCGCCAATCTCGCCGCGCGGATCGCGGGCGAGCAGGTCCAGGCGCCGACGCTGATCATTGTCGGCGAAGTGGTCACACTCCGCGAAAAGCTCGCCTGGTTCGAGGGCTCGGGTCGCGCGCCGGAATAA
- the serS gene encoding serine--tRNA ligase: protein MLDSKLVRTQLQDVADRLATRGYQLDVARIEALEAQRKTVQTRTEQLQAERNARSKSIGQAKQRGEDIAPLLADVDRMASELDAGKVELDGIQAELDQLMLNVPNLPHESVPVGKDEDDNVEVRRWGTPNRFDFEIKDHVALGEQHGWLDFETAAKLSGARFALMRGPIARLHRALSQFMLDLHTREHGYEEAYTPYLVQAPALQGTGQLPKFEEDLFRITRANEADLYLIPTAEVSLTNIVAGEILDARQLPLKFVAHTPCFRSEAGASGRDTRGMIRQHQFDKVEMVQIVEPSQSAEALESLTANAEKVLQLLGLPYRVLALCTGDMGFGATKTYDLEVWVPSQDKYREISSCSNCGDFQARRMQARFRNPATGKPELVHTLNGSGLAVGRTLVAVLENYQQADGGIRVPDVLKPYMGGIEIIG, encoded by the coding sequence ATGCTTGATTCGAAACTGGTACGCACACAGCTGCAGGACGTCGCCGATCGCTTGGCTACTCGCGGCTACCAGCTGGACGTGGCGCGTATCGAGGCGCTGGAAGCACAGCGCAAGACCGTGCAGACCCGTACCGAGCAACTGCAAGCCGAGCGCAACGCTCGCTCCAAATCGATTGGCCAGGCCAAGCAGCGTGGCGAGGACATCGCGCCGTTGCTCGCCGATGTGGATCGAATGGCCAGCGAACTAGACGCAGGCAAGGTCGAGCTGGATGGCATTCAGGCCGAACTCGACCAACTGATGCTGAATGTGCCGAACTTGCCTCACGAGTCGGTACCGGTGGGCAAGGATGAAGACGATAACGTCGAAGTGCGCCGCTGGGGCACGCCCAATCGTTTCGATTTCGAGATCAAGGATCATGTCGCGCTGGGCGAGCAGCATGGTTGGCTGGACTTCGAAACCGCCGCCAAACTGTCGGGCGCGCGCTTCGCGCTGATGCGCGGGCCGATTGCGCGTCTTCACCGGGCGCTGTCTCAGTTCATGCTCGACCTGCACACCCGGGAGCACGGCTACGAAGAAGCCTACACACCGTATCTGGTCCAGGCACCGGCTTTGCAGGGCACCGGACAGTTGCCGAAGTTCGAGGAGGATCTGTTCAGGATCACGCGCGCGAACGAGGCCGACCTTTACCTGATTCCAACCGCCGAAGTGTCGCTGACCAACATCGTGGCCGGCGAAATCCTCGATGCCAGGCAACTGCCGTTGAAGTTCGTCGCGCATACGCCGTGCTTTCGTAGCGAGGCCGGTGCGTCCGGCCGCGATACCCGAGGGATGATCCGCCAGCATCAGTTCGACAAGGTCGAGATGGTACAGATCGTCGAGCCGAGCCAGTCCGCCGAGGCACTCGAAAGCCTCACAGCCAATGCGGAAAAGGTCTTGCAGTTGCTGGGCTTGCCCTACCGGGTGCTGGCCCTGTGCACCGGTGACATGGGCTTCGGTGCAACCAAGACCTATGATCTGGAGGTCTGGGTTCCGAGCCAGGACAAGTACCGCGAGATTTCCTCCTGCTCAAACTGCGGCGATTTCCAGGCACGTCGCATGCAGGCGCGCTTCCGTAACCCGGCAACCGGCAAGCCGGAACTGGTGCACACGCTCAATGGCTCGGGCCTGGCAGTGGGGCGCACGCTGGTGGCTGTACTGGAGAATTACCAGCAGGCGGACGGCGGCATTCGTGTGCCCGACGTCCTGAAGCCCTACATGGGTGGCATCGAGATCATCGGCTGA
- the tusC gene encoding sulfurtransferase complex subunit TusC: MARSMLIITRQSPWSGPTAREALDIVLAGGAFELPLALLFLDDGVFQLAPAQQPAHLQQKDLTANLQALAMFGVDSLFAAKRSLESRGLDETTLPLPVEVLDDAALGALINRYDHVITL; encoded by the coding sequence ATGGCGCGCTCGATGCTGATCATTACCCGCCAATCGCCATGGTCCGGCCCCACGGCTCGCGAGGCATTGGACATCGTGCTGGCCGGCGGCGCGTTCGAACTCCCGCTCGCACTGCTGTTCCTCGATGATGGCGTGTTCCAGCTGGCCCCCGCGCAGCAGCCAGCACATCTGCAGCAGAAAGACCTGACGGCCAACCTGCAGGCGCTGGCGATGTTCGGTGTCGATTCCCTCTTTGCCGCCAAGCGCAGCCTCGAATCGCGAGGGCTCGACGAGACGACGCTGCCTTTGCCGGTCGAGGTGCTCGACGATGCCGCACTCGGTGCCCTTATCAACCGTTACGACCATGTGATCACCCTCTGA
- a CDS encoding glutathione S-transferase family protein, with amino-acid sequence MGLLVDGQWQDRWYENSRDGEFQREQAQRRDWVTADGSPGPDGQRAVKAEAGRYHLYVSLACPWAHRTLIYRKLKQLDQLIDVSVVSWLMAEHGWTFDLDTGSTGDALDGLQYLHQRYTRDDENYTGRVTVPVLWDRQQQRIVNNESAELIRIFNRAFDGLTGSTLDLCPEPLRAEIEMLNERIYPRVNNGVYRAGFASTQKAYEAAFDEVFSELDWLERRLGDRRYLTGEYLTEADWRLFTTLVRFDAVYHGHFKCNLRRIEDYPNLSNWLRELYQWPGIAETVDFTHIKSHYYASHRHINANGIIPKGPHLALDRAHDRDRLPGKGIWSR; translated from the coding sequence ATGGGGCTCTTGGTGGATGGACAGTGGCAGGACCGCTGGTACGAAAACAGCCGTGACGGCGAATTCCAGCGAGAACAGGCGCAACGACGCGACTGGGTGACCGCGGACGGTTCGCCCGGTCCGGACGGCCAACGCGCGGTCAAGGCTGAAGCCGGACGCTATCACCTCTATGTTTCGCTCGCCTGCCCTTGGGCACATCGCACGCTGATCTATCGCAAACTCAAGCAGCTCGATCAGTTGATCGACGTGTCGGTCGTCAGTTGGCTAATGGCCGAGCACGGCTGGACCTTCGACCTGGACACAGGCTCCACCGGTGACGCACTGGACGGTCTGCAATACCTGCATCAGCGCTACACCCGCGATGACGAAAACTACACCGGCCGCGTCACCGTACCGGTGCTGTGGGATCGCCAGCAGCAACGCATCGTCAATAACGAGTCCGCCGAGTTGATCCGCATCTTCAACAGGGCGTTCGATGGGCTGACCGGATCGACACTGGACCTCTGCCCTGAACCGCTGCGCGCCGAGATCGAGATGCTCAACGAGCGAATCTATCCGCGGGTCAACAATGGGGTTTATCGCGCCGGATTCGCCTCCACGCAGAAGGCCTACGAGGCGGCGTTCGACGAAGTGTTCAGCGAACTGGACTGGCTGGAGCGGCGTCTCGGTGACCGGCGATACCTCACTGGCGAATATCTGACCGAAGCGGACTGGCGCCTGTTCACCACATTGGTCCGCTTCGATGCCGTCTATCACGGGCATTTCAAATGCAATCTGCGGCGGATCGAGGACTACCCGAACCTGTCGAACTGGCTGCGCGAGCTGTACCAATGGCCCGGGATCGCCGAAACCGTCGACTTCACCCATATCAAGAGCCATTACTACGCGAGTCATCGTCATATCAATGCCAACGGCATCATTCCGAAAGGCCCGCATCTGGCACTGGATCGTGCGCATGATCGCGACCGCCTCCCAGGCAAGGGCATCTGGTCGCGCTGA
- a CDS encoding TusE/DsrC/DsvC family sulfur relay protein, giving the protein MKALNVNGAQVAVDQDGFLVNLDDWNESVAEALAKAEGINLEAEHWEILHLLREFYREFQLSPATRPLIKYTALKLGPEKGKSMHLNRLFKGTPAKLAAKLAGLPKPSNCI; this is encoded by the coding sequence ATGAAGGCGTTGAATGTGAACGGTGCGCAAGTTGCTGTGGACCAGGACGGATTCCTGGTCAACCTCGACGACTGGAACGAATCGGTCGCCGAGGCGCTGGCGAAGGCCGAGGGCATCAACCTCGAAGCCGAGCATTGGGAGATTCTGCATCTGCTGCGGGAATTCTATCGCGAGTTTCAGCTCTCTCCGGCAACGCGCCCACTGATCAAGTACACCGCCCTGAAACTCGGCCCGGAAAAGGGCAAAAGCATGCACCTGAACCGTCTATTCAAAGGCACACCCGCCAAACTCGCCGCAAAGCTGGCGGGCCTGCCGAAACCGAGCAACTGCATATGA
- a CDS encoding glycosyl transferase family protein, with translation MSLVTPAEHPFAVFVRILGKGKRGARDLTREEAREAMGMLLDGKVEDTQLGAFLMLLRHKEESAQELAGFTEAVRERLHAPSIAVDIDWPTYAGKKRHLPWYLLAAKCLARNGVRILMHGGGAHTAGRMYSEQQLDLLGIARCEDWNSVAVALDRANLAFAPLGFWMPGLQRMIDQRNILGLRSPIHSLARILNPLGARCGLQSIFHPGYQANHREASRLLGDTAIVIKGEGGEIEVNPDGVAHLYGTQAGVSWDEDWPALSPQRHVKPATLDPQHLLAVWQGTVEDAYGELAVVATIALALRGLGQSRESAFSQARQYWERRNLSL, from the coding sequence ATGAGCCTTGTCACCCCTGCCGAACACCCCTTCGCCGTCTTCGTCCGGATCCTGGGCAAAGGCAAGCGCGGCGCCCGCGATCTCACCCGAGAAGAAGCCCGCGAAGCCATGGGGATGCTGCTCGACGGTAAGGTCGAAGACACCCAGCTCGGTGCGTTCCTGATGTTGCTGCGGCACAAGGAAGAGAGCGCGCAGGAGCTTGCCGGATTCACCGAGGCCGTACGCGAGCGCCTGCACGCGCCGTCGATTGCCGTGGATATTGACTGGCCGACCTACGCCGGCAAGAAACGCCACCTGCCGTGGTACCTGCTCGCAGCCAAGTGCCTGGCACGCAACGGCGTCCGCATCCTTATGCACGGCGGTGGCGCGCATACCGCCGGCCGGATGTACAGCGAACAGCAGCTCGATCTGCTGGGAATCGCCCGCTGCGAAGACTGGAACAGCGTTGCCGTTGCTCTGGACCGGGCCAACCTCGCCTTCGCCCCGCTCGGTTTCTGGATGCCTGGACTGCAGCGGATGATCGATCAACGCAACATTCTCGGGCTGCGCTCGCCCATCCATTCGCTGGCGCGCATCCTCAACCCGCTGGGTGCCCGTTGCGGTCTGCAAAGCATATTTCATCCCGGCTACCAGGCCAATCACCGCGAAGCCAGCCGTTTGCTGGGAGACACGGCCATCGTGATCAAAGGTGAAGGCGGCGAGATCGAGGTCAATCCGGACGGCGTTGCGCACCTGTACGGCACTCAAGCGGGCGTGTCCTGGGACGAGGACTGGCCGGCGCTTTCGCCACAACGCCACGTCAAGCCGGCGACACTCGATCCGCAGCATCTGCTGGCCGTCTGGCAAGGCACGGTCGAGGACGCGTACGGTGAGCTGGCCGTCGTGGCGACCATCGCGCTGGCGTTGCGCGGGCTCGGCCAATCGCGCGAATCCGCGTTCAGCCAGGCGCGCCAGTATTGGGAACGACGCAACCTATCGCTCTGA